ACAGtaggacccatgcaccatgcgcccaaccgcgcgcctcgtgtacccgcgcgcgcatgactgccacgtcatgcgccgcatcacctaccacttggtccttgcaacccttgtgcttcaccacgcgcgcgcggtcaaaaatacaaaggcggctctcaagcggctcgcggcgatgcgagcgtgcgaagtgcaaagtgcgccatcaaagcgccacattgcgcctcatcgcccacgccacgcgcgcgagcgtgtgcgtgtgcgagtgcgagtgcgagtgcgagttagggtgctccgcacccttcgcgaggacactagtgagtgcttccatgaaacaataaggatggagagttccaccttaaatacccatttaagttccatctctcctcctatgtgggacaaggtgctactttccctttagtttcaacattgaatgttccaaacacccaactttgagcatcgatatctcattcatcttagctcggttttggacgtggtttagttcgttgcgaagctcttccaacatagaacacaaacccataaataaatacataaaacccgctcattttattatatttatttctagtccaaaataggaaaaaatcattttcctatatttgtgaaaaatgctattttcacttaTTTTCCAACAATAATCTCGTATTCTTTAATATATTGTTGATTCCACAGGGCCGTTCCAAATTTTTTGAAGACGAAAAGCAAAATGAAATTTTGGGGCCAAGTGCAAAAATATAACACAACGATAACTAAGAGTGGTTTGCTTGTTTAAGAATTCAAACaaatataaaacaataaaccATTTAATTTTCTTTTGAATGGGGCTCTATTCTTTTAAAGCCCCTAGACCCAAGCCTAGGTTACTTGTCCTATAGGTCCGGCCGTGTGATCGGAAATAAGCGTCTCTTCTACCTATACATTAGATATGCATATAGATATGCATATGAACATGCAAATAACAAAAGGGTTTTAGAAAGTGATAGAAAGATGATATGTACCTGAGCATGAACGGTACAGTAGATGCGATCACCGATAGTACAAAAACTAGAACTCGTAATATCAGCACCACCTTCCTCTATGACTCTCAAAACTTCAAATGGCACCACCCTCTTGTTATTCACCATCAATATCATGTTAACCTCTAATTTCAGATCCACTGATTCCGTCACTCGAACCACCTGCAACCTTGGTTCCTTATTGCTCGACTCCCCTTTCACATTAATTTCCTTTTGTAGCTCTTCTTTTTTAACCTTCAATCTCTCTACTCTCTCTTTCCACCGTTTCAGTGATGTCGTCGCTTGATCCAAGAACTCAGGCAACGACTTTCTCTCCTGTAATCACCCCTCATTTCAGTTTATCAGTTTATGCATGCTTGGGTGTGATTGTCATTTTTTTTCTAGGTGGTTTAAGTATTTATAGGTGGTTTTTGAAACATGTTTGCTTTGTAGCGGATTCGGATTCATCTTATATTCTTCTTTTCATTCAATATTTCATGTAACATATAATATAATTTGATTTTCCTCAAATCTAAATAGTTTTTCTTTTCCTCAAATCTAATAAGCGTTGTTTTTTTAATCTAAATACACAAATCTTTTTAGTTTTTCTTTTGCCAACAATCCGATATAAGATCTATCAAAAACCGaataatattcaaataaagttgtAATTTTTTCCATAATCTGCTACCCTGTGTAGCGGACTACCTACAAACAAAACATGTTGCAAAAACCACCTATAAACAAATGGCTGTGTTTATAGGGTTATTCATAATATTCTTTATATAAATCCATAGATATAGAGATTTGTACATACATATggttgaagatgaagaagagTAGCAAGTGTGGAGTAGAGGTCCTTCATACGATCTCTGCGTAGCTTCTCTTTGGTTGCCGGTGGTGTGTGAGAAGATGAGCGACCACTCCTCATATTGATTTGTGTTACAGTGGATACTGGTGGACTGTGTATTGTCTTTTTATAAGCCGATGGCGACTTAGAAAACTAGACCATGGACCATGCTATTCGAACAAAAGTCTCAATTATCAACGCAACGCAGTGTTATAAGAATTGAATTTAAAGGGAAGATTGAACCGTAATATTTTTGGATAGTAAACTCAGATCTATTTTGTCgaagaaaaataaatattttttgaATATGTAAAAACCCTCTTTTCTAATAGGTATACACTAGATtagaacctcatgtattacatgggttaaataatataattttatatattaaacaataaaaaagttatatctttattaacCCCGTATATTATaggggttaaataaatataattttatatatcaaataataaaaaaagttatatctttaaaaaccatgtgtattacacggattaaataaatgtaattttgtatactaaatactaaaaacatcgtatcattaaaaaacccgtgtataatcgggttgaataaatctaccaaataataaaaaaaattacatccttaaaaacccgtatattacacgtgttgaatagatcttaaaaagagttatatctttaaaaaccatgtgtattacatagattaaataaatttaacttatatattaaatactaaaaacgccgtatctttaaaaaccgtgtatagtcgggttgaaaaatctaccaaataataaaaaaattagagtaaactgccattttggtccctgtggtttgggcacttttgccattttagtccaaatctcaaactttttaaatctgggtccctgtggttttgtttttgttgccattttggtccaaaattcaaaaaccccaaTTTTTCACTGTTACAACctgcctattttgtctttttatccaggggtaaattggtcatttcatAAATATAATGTGATGAACTGATTTTAAAAGGTAAATGGATATTTAAGAAAAACCCAAATAAGAACTCCAAGCTTGCTAACAAAACCAGATCTACCTCATATCCTTTCATCTCTGTGATCCACCTTCAACCAAAACCATCATCCACCCGATCTTTTACCTCCTCTCTCTGTAATCCATCTTCAACCACAACCATCATCCACTTCCGATCTTCTACCTCCTCTCTCTGTAATCCACCTTCAACCACAACCATCATCTACTTCCGATCGTCACAACTGgtgggagagagagagaagagagagagagagagagagagacggagCGGTGTCAGAGCAAACCACAAACACCCAAAAACACACACTTCCGTTGCAAGCGGTTTCGGAGCAAACCACCTTCAACCACAACCATCATCCACTTCCGATCTGCAATTCCGCTATTGATTCATCTTCTTGAAAATGCTATTTCGATTTTGCTTTCGTTTTGTAAAAGATATGATGAGAATCTTGGAGTTATAAGCAGGCTCGGGGTGTTGAGGCCGTTAATGGAGCTTGCTAACAATGGCACAGAACGGGCTAAATGAAAGGCTGTATTATTACTGGGGCATCTTCAAAGGTCTCAACAACAACTTCAACATGTTGATGGCTAACTTTTGATGGTGATTGGTTGGTATTTATACTTGATTTAGAGTCCTTGATTTATTTATACTTATTTTTTTCGGTTCGTGAGTCCTCCAGATCTGGATCTTTGTGTTTTCATATTGGTCACTGCAGATtcatttgatttgattttttattGTGTGATTCGAGATCGGACGGGTCATTTGATTTCATTTGATGTGTGATTCGAGATCGGACGGGTCAAATGTGAAGGCGAAGGTGGTGATGTCGGTGGAGGTCTGGGATAATTTCTCTGTCCAAGATGATGTTTGATCTGGGTTTTATTGCAAAAAATGATGTTtattctgggttttgatgatggtGATGTTTGATCTGGGTTTTATtgcaaaaaaaatgaaatttaaaaatgaccaaaatgcccttacactaaaggacaaaataatcagtttttaacagtcaaaatagagggtttttggattttggattaaaatggcaacaaaatgcaaaccacagggacccagatgtaaaaagtttgagatttggactaaaatggcaaaagtgcccaaaccacagggaccaaaatggcagtttactcaaaaaattatatccttaaaaaaccacgtgtattacatgtgttgaataaatctaattttacatagcaaatgataaaaaagttactataaaaactttgtgtattacacgggttatataaatgtaactttgtatagtaaataataaaaaactatatttttaaaaaccacgcgttttacacgagttgaataaatataattttgtataccaaataataaaaaaaattatatttttaataaattaggataacatctaatattaatttattatttatatatttaatataagataaataggaaatagaggtatttgttttaaaaaatattaaattaataatttagatttgaggataatattttattaaagtatgataagatttaatattaatttactatttagttaatataagataagtatagatttgagaATACCGTCAATGTATAACAGgtgtccaaaagttggtttcttttattataataGATAGATATACTGACAAATGATCAAATACAAATGATTTTAATGTACAAAACGTACAAACTGAAGGAAAGGACAAAAAAACGTGGTGAGTAActatcaaaattacactacaaatgatcatgtagagtaattttgatcttttgtcgagtaattttgtaaaatgttcttgtagagtaattttgttcttgtaggggaattatcaaaattactatgcatcaaaattactttacaagtgaatcaaaataaccctgcaagtttatcaaaaaacatacaattcaaaattactatACAAATACTCatttagagtaattttgatcttgtagggtaattttgtaaaatgatattGTAGTATAATTTTGATCTTATAGAGTAATTTTTTTAGCATTTAATTATGGAGTTTAgttttatggtttagtttttagcttttagtttgggttgggggagagggtgttaggttttttttaggtttagggggggggggggtaggagggtagggttttttttaggttttgtgGGGGTGGGGTTAGGGGTGGGGTTaggttgggtttttttttatttttattttttattttattttttggggtagggggggttaggttttttgagggtttttttggttaggtatagttttttttttatcaaaattactttataagaatattttacaaaattactctatagtatcattttgtagagtaattttgataattaccctacaagcagataattacaaaaataccacCGTGTGCGTTTTGCTTTTTCATGCTATTCATACGATTAGTATGTTAACTTTATTTGTATAGgaactttcccctatatatactaggttataacccgggaACCTCCCAGGCAGGaaaattaaattttaaataatCGACTTGTGTAATTATATTATAGAAAAATTATGTTTAcaattgttttattgatttgtcttattttataatttaattgACATGTGTAAACGATATAATTTGCAAGAAAAGACggtataaatgaaaaaaaaatccaTGATTTTATTAAAGATAAGtgatttatgtttttttttaaataaatgacATTTGTAGATGACATAATATGAAACGAATATTGCTATTGACAATAGAATAATAGACGGATTTAAGTAAATATAGTTTTAGATAATTTTGTTGCTTTCAATATTGTACATAAAGTTTGTGTGTATGCGGGTTTTTAACATTTTTATAACATGAGAATCTCCCAGGTAGGAAaacttaatttatattaattgAATTATGTCATTAAGTTGTTCATATGTTAGAGAATATTGAAACACATTCAGCTCAGTCCATAGATGAAATTACACATTACACAAGTTGAAtaaatttatattatataataacaattctataaataaacaaaatataattaaaataacatattaCATTAAATAACGAAAAAAATCAGTTCTATACATTTCAAAATGTTAAAAATCATTCATAAATCTCTAAAATTCAAGATAATCAATGAGTATTATATAAAACCTAGTAGCAACATCTTGATTAGCTAAATAACCAACAGGCACGACTACAAAGTAGGAATACCTCTATATTATCTCATCTTCTTTAAGCATTAATCTTTGTTTTGAAATTGCCCCAGCAAAAACCTTAGCAGCTACTAATAATTTTACCGTAATAGCTTTAGCCTGGAATTTAAACGAAACATACAACATGTGAGTAGTTAGAAATATAGAAATCTGAAGTAAGTAGCCATAGTTAGTTTAAAACTTTGAAGTTGGTATCTGTGAGCATGGGGAAAAATAAGAACTATATTGAAATCTGTAACTTTTATATAACAAAAAAAACACCTTATCTATGAAATCCGTAGCTTTTATATAACAACCAAAACTTTGTAACACTATCAAAACTCCATTTTGGATTGTTGACCAATTTCTAGCAAATTTTATGCAAGACCAAATCTTGTTAGATTTCAATATTAAACTCGCCTAAAAATATAATCATCCCCACTAAAAATGTAAAAATAATAACTTTAGGACCACGACCAAAAGGCCCATCTACTAATGGTTCTTTCAATTACACAAACCTCCGATATTTCTACCATCTGGGTTAAAGGCAAGCTTTCAAACTTaacaaaatataatatttttctaAAAAGGTTGTGTGTTTCCAAAATCTGTTCTCAATGTGTTTAAAAGCTTCAAAATTGATTTTTATTCAAACGCTTTTAATAAGCTACGATATAAAGATGGCATCGATTATGGATCAAACATAGAAATTAGATCACATTTTCAAACAGGTAGACTTGTGATGAGGTTTATCACAGATGGGTCAAATAAAATTCCTTTGCCAAAAGGGTTGTGAGTGCACAATGTCTATCACTTTCTTCAAACTACTATTTCAAGAACCTTCAATACGCTTCTATCATTTACCTTACAGTTTTCAAGAACCTTCGATACGCTTCTATAATTTACGTTACGATACCCTACAGTTGCTTAATTTGTATTCATCCCTTGACTTGTAGAATTTAAGGTGACTGTTGCAATTTCCTTGCTTTTGTCTTTCTACCCAATGTTTGGTCTTTCTATATTATCAACCATATCTACTATTCCCACTTCATATTATTAACGTTCATACTTATGTCTATTTGACTTGAGTTTTGGATAACCATCTTGCTCCGACAAATAATCCGCCATAGGTCGAGGTGTGATAGAAACACCTAATGATGAGGAAAGGGTCTTTAGTGAGGAAGTTGACACCGATCAGCAGCCTAGTATCCACCATCAAAGTTGTTAGTGCACGATATCTAACGCCTACGTCTTAGTCTAGGtcatgcttgtatagggtctaggggtctaatatgtcaattatgtattgtatagggGCTGAAATGTAAAAGTTATGGTTCtggcatgtgattccgcttgaaatgacatgttgtcatttcaagcgaaatcagagtcatgtaattccgctcgaaatgacaacgtgtcatttcaagcggaattagagccctatatatatttgtttgtgtttctcatttggcacggaatcacGAAGTTGTAACCGAACTGCTGCCGGATTTTCAAGTGAATGTTAATGAGAAACAAGTGTTAAAAGTGATATTCTTCTGTTTTCTACTCAATTCTCTCTGATTcaacactgtttgtttgtttccacCACTCAAACAGTGGTATATTGACTTTGATTGACGCACTAGATCGTCAAatcggtcctacaattggtatcagagccagttatgagccAATATACCTGAATCAGAGCATTTTTCCTTACACTTTTTGGATTTCTGGACATTTggacggacaaaatggactgagtttttgatatattgtgtaaaagtgtgttgtaacaaacccttgaaagtatcAGCTTAAAATTCAGCCTAAAACTGGTTAAAATGGACTGAGAACCTGATTCTGCTTGAACGAAGcttttctgattccgcttgaaattcgagcgaaatcaagtattccgcttgaaaaatttGTTATTTCCGCTTGAacttttgaagcgaaatcagtgatttcgcttgagtctgtgattccgcttgagggattatctgattccgcttgagtctTTGATTCCGCTTGAGGAATTCTTTGATTCCGCTTCAGGtcactgattccgcttgaaaattaaaaattgtgatttcgcttgtaaaCCTAATTCAGCTTGAAATTAGTGTTTGATTGTGAAAGTCCATTTCGTTCGTGACATTTCGTTCGTAGTTCAGTTTGTGTAGAAAGTGTTTTCAAGTAAAGTCACCAGTTTTGCAAAATTTAACATTTTTCGGTAATCAAAagtctaaaatggacaaccaagatttttacaacatgttttccaGCAGTGGTATGACCGCAGGACAGAATCTAGCTAGTATTGTTCAGAACGTCAATATGGAGAACGAATTGGGAACAATGCAAAAGCGTCCCAAGCTGATGAACCTAGACGAATATGCAGGCTGGTCAGGGAGATTTAAGAACTAGGTTCAAGTTAATCATTTCAAATGCTGGATGAAGATTGAGAAGAAGTACGTTCCACCGGTTGATAGTTTAGGTTTAGAGAAGGGTATTGGAAGTCTGACAGAGACAGAACAAAATGACTTCAAAGCTGAGAAAAAGATGATTAGTATCCTCCAGCAGGCTATCAAAGAGGATATTTTGGTATTGTTGCAACATGATGATAATGCACAATCTATGTGGCAGTCGTTGAAGTTAAAGTTTCAAGGTAGTGTGtccatgatcaagagcaagaaggctttgatcaagaaagagtttgatatttTTACTGGCATGAAGGGCGAAACTACAAAGCAACTGATcgaaagatattgccatttagtaGTTGAGATGAAGAGATTGGAAATCACAAAGACCAATGAGGAGTGGATTGATAAGTTGTCTAATGCATTGCCATATGACGAGTGGGGCACTTacctgatgatgttgaagaacaattcAGATTTTGTCAATCTGAATCTCAGCTCGTTcatagagaaaattgaagctcatgagttAGAGTTGCTGAAGATCAAAAAGATGAACTCAGCGAATGTTCAACAGGATGTGTCTCTTTATTACGAAGGCAGCAGTCCAGCAACTACAAGTTTGAGTCTGAAGATACAAACTGGTTTCAGTGTAGACACAACATCAAGTGCTTCGTCGAATACTCCACAAACAAACAAGCCTTCGCCATTTGCTAGCTACGAGCCAAACTTCAAAGCTCCAGAACAGACATCACCTCAAAGCTCGTCTAGTTCAAACAATCAGGCGTATGTTTCTGGGATCCAATGCAACATTGCAGTCACTATCTAGAACGGGAATGAGTTTACTGAATCAGCTGCGAAACAACATATTGCATTGTTGGCTTCCGTATTAGAGTCGTATGAGTCTTTGGTAGCTGGAAAGATCGGGAATCCGGAcatgaccaaagaggattacgatcagatagatccgGAAGAGCTTGAGCTGATAGACATTAAGTGGGGTATGGCTAGTCTGGTGCAGAGAGCATAGCGCTTTATGGAAATTACTGGTAGAAACAGTCTTTCTGGACCAGATCAGAAGCTTGGTTTCGACAAGTCCAAAGTAACTTGTTTCAAGTGCAAAGAGAGAGGccacttcaaaagagaatgccCGAACAGAGAAGTGAATAATCATCAGAATCCGTTCACGAATGATTACTACAGACAGGCAATCTACCACAGACCAAATCAACAACCTGTAGTTCAAAGACCACAAATCGAGAACAAACCAGAGAAAGCTCTCATTGTGAACCAGGATGACGAGAAAGTTGCTGAGggattcaactgggataaatacatccctGGAAGTGATGGACAGGCTATGATGGCTGAGATAGTAGAAGAGCCAGATATTGTTATGGAGCCTGAAGTGGTTGTTGAAGATGTTTCTGTGGATAGCATGGCTAGTATTGAGGAGTTAGCTGCAGAAGTTTATTATTACCAATCTGGACAGGAGGTATTGTGTAAGACCCAGTTTAAAATACTCGTTCTTAACAGCAAATAAGCTTTACATAATATGCTAAAAGTAgtctttacaaaaactttcaatATTCGAAGGTCATTAACAAAACATATACTTGTTTAA
Above is a window of Helianthus annuus cultivar XRQ/B chromosome 14, HanXRQr2.0-SUNRISE, whole genome shotgun sequence DNA encoding:
- the LOC110908182 gene encoding uncharacterized protein LOC110908182, which translates into the protein MRSGRSSSHTPPATKEKLRRDRMKDLYSTLATLLHLQPYERKSLPEFLDQATTSLKRWKERVERLKVKKEELQKEINVKGESSNKEPRLQVVRVTESVDLKLEVNMILMVNNKRVVPFEVLRVIEEGGADITSSSFCTIGDRIYCTVHAQAFQARLGFDAKLIESRLMELVY